TTCCCAAAAGCCAGTGGCAGCTTTGTGTTCTTCACGCCGTGCGCGATAGCCTCAACAAGGTGAGGAAGGGGGATCAGCAAGGGGTGGCCGAGCTCCTCCAGGCGGTGTACAAGGCGGAGAGCTTGGAGGAAGCCGAAGAAGCGCTGAAAGAGTTGCGTGCTAGGTGGGGAGAAGTGGGAAACGAAGGCTTTGGCCTTGCTGGCCTTTCTGAACTATCCTTCTGCGCTTCGGCGGTATCTTTACACCAACTTTCGCGCCTTTGTAAGGGAGTGAAAAAGAGGACCAAAGCTGTGGAAATCTTCGTCCATGAAGGGGCGGTGGAGAAGCTTCTGTACCCGGTCCTCTCGGGCTTGAACGAAAGGCTGTTGGCAAGGAGGCTGCGAGGATTTGCGGAAATTGTGTCAGAAAAATATCATGCTATTCAGCCA
This DNA window, taken from Methanomassiliicoccales archaeon, encodes the following:
- a CDS encoding transposase gives rise to the protein PKSQWQLCVLHAVRDSLNKVRKGDQQGVAELLQAVYKAESLEEAEEALKELRARWGEVGNEGFGLAGLSELSFCASAVSLHQLSRLCKGVKKRTKAVEIFVHEGAVEKLLYPVLSGLNERLLARRLRGFAEIVSEKYHAIQPQYTRHYVPEASRSKKPLVYASIKQ